The following coding sequences lie in one Candidatus Brocadiia bacterium genomic window:
- a CDS encoding acetate--CoA ligase family protein, which translates to MLNGLFNPSSIAVIGASRHKGKLGHTTLYNIIKSGYKGKIFPVNQSARSVLGLKCYPDILSIKEAVDLLVFVIPAPFVLANFQAVVKAGKRIKAAVIITAGFKETGPEGAAWESEIAKLAKKHNISVIGPNCIGMIDTHTPLNATFSTTAKIPPRGKISFFSQSGALSMAILDWAIKEKIGISKLISLGNKVDVDEADLIEYLAKDKNTSVILAYLEGIRDGRRFMDVARRVSRQKPILILKGGTTAAGARAVSSHTGSLAGKDIAYQCAFRQSGVIRANNIAEMFDIAKALANKSLPLLKGPRIAIITNSGGPAVLAADRIEKSGQTDGLKMAYFTEATINKLRETLPKGAGIYNPVDVIADANMARYKIALQVAVDDKNVDGILVIYTPATKEQPDFIASATIDVYKKSPKPIITSFMGGEIAGKGVRALEIAGLPHYSAPEDAIAVFEGVFKYQMMKASTALAAQSKVQVMRKPSVKQILARYNEGENISLEDSMNILDAYGIHIPQSILAGSLAEAQKAAEKVGYPVALKIVSPEISHKTDVGGVRLNIYTQADLNKAYQDIIDKARMMSGVHIKGVIVQQMILGGKEIIIGVNKDPQFGHLVMFGLGGIYVEVLKDVSFRLAPLSLQDVDAMIREIRSYQLLSGIRGEEPSDINAIRDVLLKISQLVTDFPEITELDINPFKVFAKGGVALDTRFRI; encoded by the coding sequence ATGCTCAACGGATTGTTTAACCCCTCGTCAATAGCGGTTATTGGCGCCTCACGCCATAAGGGTAAACTCGGGCATACCACGCTTTATAATATTATTAAAAGCGGCTACAAGGGTAAAATATTCCCGGTTAATCAAAGCGCTCGTTCGGTGCTGGGTCTGAAATGCTATCCGGATATTTTAAGTATAAAAGAGGCGGTTGATTTGCTGGTATTTGTTATTCCGGCGCCATTTGTCCTGGCTAATTTCCAGGCTGTGGTTAAAGCCGGCAAGCGGATAAAGGCGGCCGTAATTATTACGGCTGGATTTAAGGAGACCGGACCTGAAGGCGCGGCTTGGGAAAGCGAGATTGCCAAGCTTGCAAAGAAACATAATATCAGCGTGATTGGGCCGAACTGCATCGGGATGATTGATACTCATACGCCGCTTAATGCGACATTCTCAACTACTGCCAAGATACCGCCGCGCGGAAAAATATCTTTCTTTTCCCAGTCCGGCGCTCTTTCCATGGCAATTCTGGACTGGGCCATAAAAGAGAAAATAGGAATTTCCAAACTGATTTCCTTGGGTAATAAAGTCGATGTCGATGAAGCCGATCTGATAGAATATTTAGCCAAAGACAAAAACACATCGGTGATACTGGCGTATTTAGAGGGTATTCGCGACGGCCGGAGATTTATGGATGTAGCCCGGCGGGTCAGCCGTCAAAAACCGATACTGATACTTAAGGGCGGCACCACCGCGGCTGGCGCTCGGGCGGTTTCATCGCACACCGGCTCTTTAGCCGGGAAGGACATTGCTTATCAGTGCGCCTTTAGGCAGAGCGGCGTTATCAGGGCAAACAATATCGCCGAGATGTTTGATATTGCTAAAGCGCTGGCTAATAAATCGTTGCCTTTGTTAAAAGGTCCGCGCATTGCGATTATAACTAATTCCGGAGGTCCGGCCGTGCTGGCCGCGGACAGGATAGAAAAGTCAGGGCAGACTGATGGGTTGAAGATGGCTTATTTTACCGAGGCAACCATAAATAAGCTGCGTGAAACTCTGCCCAAAGGCGCTGGTATTTACAACCCGGTTGATGTCATTGCCGATGCCAATATGGCCCGTTACAAAATAGCGCTTCAGGTAGCGGTGGATGATAAGAACGTGGACGGCATACTGGTTATTTATACTCCGGCCACAAAGGAACAGCCGGATTTTATAGCGTCTGCTACGATTGATGTATACAAAAAGTCGCCCAAGCCGATAATTACCAGTTTTATGGGCGGCGAGATTGCCGGTAAAGGGGTGCGCGCGTTGGAGATTGCCGGATTGCCGCACTATTCCGCCCCTGAGGATGCTATCGCTGTTTTCGAGGGGGTCTTTAAGTATCAGATGATGAAGGCGTCAACAGCGCTGGCGGCTCAATCAAAAGTGCAGGTTATGCGCAAGCCTTCGGTCAAGCAGATTCTGGCCCGCTATAATGAAGGTGAAAATATTTCTCTGGAAGATTCGATGAATATCCTGGATGCTTACGGTATTCATATTCCGCAATCAATCCTTGCCGGGTCGCTGGCCGAAGCCCAGAAGGCGGCGGAAAAAGTCGGTTATCCCGTCGCCCTGAAGATTGTTTCTCCGGAAATCAGCCATAAAACCGATGTCGGCGGGGTGCGCTTGAACATATATACCCAGGCGGACCTTAATAAGGCATATCAGGATATCATTGATAAAGCCCGGATGATGAGCGGAGTTCACATCAAGGGGGTTATCGTCCAACAAATGATTCTTGGTGGGAAAGAGATTATTATCGGCGTCAATAAAGACCCGCAATTCGGGCATCTGGTGATGTTTGGGCTTGGCGGTATATACGTCGAAGTATTGAAGGACGTGTCGTTCAGGCTGGCGCCGCTGTCGCTTCAGGATGTTGATGCTATGATACGTGAAATACGTTCATACCAGCTCCTATCCGGCATCAGGGGTGAAGAGCCTTCGGATATAAACGCCATTAGGGACGTGTTGTTGAAGATTTCTCAATTGGTCACAGATTTCCCTGAAATAACGGAACTGGATATCAACCCGTTCAAGGTGTTTGCCAAGGGCGGGGTTGCTCTGGATACCAGATTTAGAATATAA
- a CDS encoding lysophospholipid acyltransferase family protein, which yields MREQFWRRIPVPKTLLFYLEYILTRVIFCLLLALPLQLARVLITSFIYVLSAFAKRQIAVMIDNLHFAGINIKPISVLSHFAETILDLARSMRLIRRATFQKYFSFENEAVLGKAVNSNNGVILVSGHLGNWEMGVAALALAGYSVNLVAFKQINPYLDGLINHYRVKYGVKVMYSKGAISRCVEVLNKHEIVVMLIDQTGRDDGVMVDFFGRTVPAMWGPANLALKTASPIIPFACVKSKPNEMRYLITFLPEVQCQRTGDKDRDIQLITQFYIKNLEFLIRKYPEQWIWFHRRWKQYIPAENKQNS from the coding sequence TTGAGAGAACAATTCTGGCGTAGAATTCCTGTACCTAAGACACTTCTTTTTTATCTAGAGTATATATTAACTCGGGTAATTTTCTGTCTGTTGCTTGCGTTGCCGTTGCAACTGGCCAGGGTGTTGATAACTAGTTTTATTTATGTGTTATCAGCTTTTGCTAAGCGGCAGATTGCCGTTATGATTGATAATCTCCATTTTGCCGGAATCAACATCAAGCCGATTTCGGTATTAAGTCATTTCGCAGAAACTATTCTTGATTTAGCTCGATCAATGCGCCTGATCCGGAGAGCAACATTTCAAAAGTATTTTTCGTTTGAGAATGAAGCGGTTTTGGGAAAAGCTGTTAATTCTAATAATGGTGTGATATTAGTTTCCGGTCATTTAGGTAACTGGGAGATGGGGGTGGCGGCATTAGCGTTGGCGGGGTATTCCGTTAATCTTGTAGCTTTTAAGCAAATAAACCCATATCTTGATGGACTGATTAACCACTACCGGGTTAAATATGGCGTTAAGGTGATGTATTCCAAAGGGGCTATTAGCCGATGTGTCGAAGTACTGAATAAGCATGAAATTGTAGTGATGCTCATAGATCAAACCGGAAGAGATGACGGTGTTATGGTTGATTTCTTCGGACGGACGGTTCCGGCTATGTGGGGTCCGGCTAACCTGGCGCTTAAAACTGCTTCGCCTATAATTCCATTTGCTTGCGTCAAAAGCAAACCTAATGAGATGCGATATTTGATAACCTTTTTGCCGGAGGTCCAGTGCCAGCGGACTGGAGATAAAGATCGGGATATCCAACTTATAACTCAGTTCTACATTAAGAATCTCGAGTTTTTAATCAGGAAATATCCCGAACAATGGATATGGTTTCATCGAAGATGGAAACAGTACATACCCGCAGAAAACAAGCAAAATTCTTGA
- a CDS encoding OmpA family protein, with protein MTKRIGLIVLVGFLGILGSGCISSKYRSQIKELQRQNEELELRNAKLESYYKELNQRNELLAKKLQETENDEEYYAQPVKNVDTVLIRKLESKGLEVIDREGNPAIIGTGLFNPGSATISADGKDKLDKILKVIKEETPAATISIDGYTDDQPVKESKYKTNEKLSLVRAEAVKTYFVEHKISEKRISTRGLGAVNPIADNKTPEGKQKNRRVEIVLLVNK; from the coding sequence ATGACTAAAAGAATAGGCCTTATTGTTCTGGTGGGTTTTCTGGGTATTTTGGGGTCGGGATGCATTTCGAGCAAATATCGCTCTCAGATAAAAGAGTTGCAGCGCCAGAATGAAGAACTGGAGCTGAGGAATGCCAAACTAGAATCATACTACAAAGAATTAAACCAGAGAAATGAACTCTTGGCAAAAAAACTTCAGGAAACTGAGAACGACGAAGAGTATTATGCCCAACCGGTCAAAAATGTTGACACCGTGCTTATTCGCAAGCTTGAATCTAAGGGACTTGAAGTAATTGATCGTGAAGGTAATCCGGCAATTATTGGGACGGGCCTTTTCAATCCCGGCTCGGCCACAATTTCAGCTGATGGTAAAGATAAGCTGGATAAGATATTAAAAGTTATCAAAGAGGAAACCCCAGCTGCGACTATATCTATAGACGGATACACCGATGATCAGCCTGTTAAAGAATCAAAATATAAGACTAATGAGAAGCTTTCGTTGGTTCGGGCTGAGGCGGTTAAAACATACTTTGTTGAGCATAAGATATCCGAAAAACGCATTTCCACCCGCGGTTTAGGTGCGGTTAATCCAATAGCAGATAACAAAACTCCAGAAGGTAAGCAAAAAAACAGGCGTGTAGAAATCGTATTGTTGGTAAATAAATAG
- a CDS encoding NifU family protein, whose amino-acid sequence MRDKVEAVLNKIRPMLVADGGNIELVDVKDGEVSVRLTGACGCCPMSQMTLKMSVEEALKKEIPQIKKVKAV is encoded by the coding sequence ATGCGTGACAAGGTAGAAGCAGTACTTAATAAGATTCGTCCTATGCTGGTTGCGGATGGCGGTAATATAGAGCTCGTGGACGTTAAGGACGGGGAAGTTTCTGTAAGATTAACCGGGGCATGTGGTTGTTGCCCGATGTCTCAGATGACCTTAAAGATGAGTGTGGAAGAAGCACTCAAAAAAGAAATTCCTCAGATTAAGAAAGTCAAGGCAGTCTAG
- a CDS encoding secretin N-terminal domain-containing protein, with the protein MKYKILVMCLLMMAPVFAQEPATPSTPTGGVVKYNGPVKLSELLGYIGNREQRTIIYADAAIPQETIFVITPKEGISVDNFLNMIDTLLRLKNVVAIRTETTLKVMRTGDARDITPVRPPADIGSLPDTDQLITQTIPLKYLDANTANQIVQQMRGKDTQSIASMDGNSIIVVDYASNIKRFYEILKQLDIEQTPYLSEVRILKNASSTAVKTALDSYVQGTAQFIKQKAGVPPARPFITVDERTSTIMIFALEKDMPQLLKLVEMLDKEAAQKDTSVYIYKLVNTTADDIAKIVLDAYSKQQFQPPARRTMEIISVTAEKSTNSLIIVAPPRIYEEMVELIKKLDVRKLQVNIEAAIGEFSYDKMLELGIELAAFSQPTVAGTNATNVSGAPLPGVIAGTTFGLSQIKPDGGKVPIPPTYGGLTMGLWAGKQDSIPFLLRAAKTDGDVNVKAAPSIVVNDNSEATITIGEKIPYDTKTVGPDGTVTGITFGGYLEAAIKLKIIPHISEDDYLRLEIDQTVDEFMETSYSDTRPGTTSRSAKTMVTIPNKNTVAIGGMKKEYKTYTVSKVPFLGDIPIFGFFFSKTKEVVREKYLWIFIKPEIIKNFQDLIEKTKQDQKTLEGVQNNKEGIKDKDYIETPVNK; encoded by the coding sequence ATGAAATATAAGATTCTTGTCATGTGTTTATTGATGATGGCTCCGGTGTTTGCCCAAGAGCCTGCGACGCCTTCCACGCCCACAGGAGGTGTGGTAAAATATAATGGTCCGGTTAAGCTGAGTGAACTTCTTGGGTACATAGGGAACCGCGAGCAGAGGACCATTATTTATGCCGATGCGGCTATCCCGCAGGAAACCATATTTGTTATTACGCCCAAGGAAGGCATCTCTGTGGATAATTTCCTTAATATGATAGATACATTGCTTAGGTTGAAGAATGTAGTGGCTATTAGAACGGAAACCACGCTTAAGGTGATGAGGACAGGTGATGCCCGCGACATTACGCCGGTTAGGCCGCCTGCTGATATAGGGAGTCTGCCCGATACCGACCAGCTTATTACCCAAACTATCCCATTGAAGTATCTTGATGCCAATACGGCTAATCAGATAGTTCAGCAGATGAGGGGCAAGGATACTCAGAGTATTGCTTCGATGGATGGCAACAGTATTATTGTTGTCGATTATGCATCCAACATCAAGAGGTTTTACGAGATATTAAAACAGCTTGATATTGAGCAGACGCCCTATCTGAGCGAGGTAAGGATATTGAAGAACGCATCTTCCACCGCAGTCAAAACTGCGCTGGATAGTTATGTTCAGGGTACGGCGCAGTTCATTAAGCAAAAGGCCGGAGTGCCTCCGGCCCGTCCTTTTATCACGGTTGATGAACGTACCAGCACTATAATGATATTTGCCTTAGAGAAAGATATGCCACAGCTTTTAAAGCTGGTTGAAATGCTTGACAAGGAAGCGGCGCAGAAGGATACGTCGGTTTATATTTACAAGTTGGTCAATACCACAGCGGATGATATCGCGAAAATAGTTTTGGATGCTTACAGCAAACAACAGTTCCAACCGCCGGCCCGCCGGACTATGGAAATTATCAGCGTCACTGCAGAAAAGAGCACTAACTCACTGATTATTGTTGCTCCGCCTAGAATTTATGAAGAGATGGTTGAGTTGATAAAAAAACTAGATGTCCGTAAATTGCAGGTGAACATTGAGGCGGCTATTGGTGAGTTTTCTTACGACAAGATGCTGGAACTTGGTATCGAACTCGCCGCATTCAGCCAGCCGACTGTTGCGGGTACTAATGCGACGAATGTTAGTGGTGCGCCGCTTCCCGGTGTTATTGCCGGAACTACTTTTGGTTTGTCGCAAATAAAGCCGGATGGGGGAAAAGTACCTATTCCGCCGACATATGGTGGTTTGACAATGGGTTTATGGGCCGGGAAACAAGACAGCATTCCTTTTTTGCTCAGGGCGGCTAAAACAGATGGAGACGTTAATGTCAAGGCCGCGCCTTCTATTGTGGTTAATGATAATTCAGAGGCAACGATTACTATCGGGGAAAAGATTCCTTATGATACGAAAACAGTCGGGCCGGATGGTACGGTTACTGGCATTACTTTCGGCGGATATCTGGAAGCAGCTATTAAGCTTAAGATAATTCCTCATATCAGCGAGGATGATTATCTGCGGCTTGAAATAGACCAGACAGTTGATGAATTTATGGAAACATCGTATTCAGATACAAGGCCGGGTACGACCTCGCGTTCGGCCAAGACCATGGTGACTATTCCGAATAAGAATACAGTTGCTATCGGCGGGATGAAGAAAGAGTATAAAACTTACACTGTGTCCAAGGTTCCTTTTTTAGGTGATATACCGATATTTGGGTTTTTCTTTAGCAAGACCAAGGAGGTTGTGCGGGAGAAATACCTGTGGATATTCATCAAGCCGGAGATTATAAAGAATTTTCAGGATTTGATTGAGAAGACCAAGCAGGATCAGAAAACGCTGGAAGGTGTTCAGAATAATAAAGAGGGTATTAAGGATAAGGACTACATAGAAACACCTGTTAATAAATAA
- a CDS encoding phosphotransacetylase family protein has translation MKTLFITSAADAAGKNMLMLGLGSQMQQDKYRVGFFKPIGNKPIRHERILTDEDIVFFHQSLGLNESVNNLCPLVLSDEITEEVISGKSMPQPVMDLNGKIAKLMERISQDKDVMLVKGLGRFYRGAMFGLTESNLIKDFNWKTILVDGYRAGRLALPIDTLDGFITAKKLFGNLLIGVVINNVPDSQLDYLKKKVVPYLRDRHQIDVLGIIPQTDALRAVSVKELCQALGGEIICAKDKEDTLVERFCMSTMNVENDLRYFRQEKCKAVVCSGDRTDIHLAALETPTQCLVLTGRLYPADIILSKAEEQGVPVIVVRDDTLKTMGKIDRLSKHLGVFTPSKVNAAIKIVKQHVNIKAIYKRI, from the coding sequence ATGAAGACGCTATTTATTACTTCAGCTGCCGATGCGGCCGGCAAGAATATGCTTATGCTTGGCCTGGGCAGCCAGATGCAGCAGGACAAATATCGAGTCGGGTTTTTTAAGCCTATCGGGAACAAGCCGATACGCCACGAACGCATCCTGACGGATGAGGACATCGTTTTCTTTCACCAATCCTTGGGGCTTAATGAATCCGTCAATAATCTATGCCCGCTAGTGCTGAGCGACGAGATTACCGAGGAGGTTATCAGCGGCAAGTCTATGCCTCAGCCGGTTATGGACTTGAACGGGAAAATCGCGAAGTTGATGGAGCGGATATCACAGGACAAGGATGTAATGTTGGTGAAGGGCCTGGGCAGATTCTATCGCGGCGCTATGTTTGGCTTGACCGAGTCTAATTTGATCAAGGATTTTAACTGGAAAACTATTCTGGTTGATGGGTATCGGGCCGGCCGGTTGGCTTTGCCGATTGATACCCTGGACGGATTCATTACCGCCAAGAAGTTGTTCGGAAACCTGCTCATCGGCGTGGTAATAAATAACGTGCCGGATTCCCAGCTGGACTACTTGAAGAAAAAGGTTGTGCCTTACCTGCGCGATAGGCATCAAATAGATGTGCTGGGCATAATACCGCAGACGGATGCCCTTAGGGCCGTTTCGGTCAAGGAACTGTGCCAGGCATTGGGCGGTGAAATCATCTGCGCCAAGGATAAAGAGGATACGCTGGTCGAACGGTTCTGCATGAGCACTATGAACGTCGAAAATGACCTGCGCTATTTCAGGCAGGAAAAATGCAAGGCGGTTGTCTGCAGCGGCGACCGGACCGATATCCACCTGGCCGCGCTGGAAACGCCGACTCAGTGCCTGGTCCTGACCGGACGTCTTTACCCGGCAGATATTATTCTTTCCAAGGCCGAAGAACAGGGCGTTCCGGTGATAGTCGTCCGGGATGATACGCTCAAGACCATGGGCAAGATCGACCGGCTTTCCAAGCATCTGGGGGTGTTTACGCCTTCAAAGGTCAACGCCGCCATCAAGATAGTCAAACAGCACGTTAATATCAAAGCCATATACAAGAGGATATAA
- the fusA gene encoding elongation factor G, which produces MKPSEIRNVSFIGHGDGGKTSLVEAMLHKAGATNRLGDVGEGSAVCDFEPDEKERKNSLDCGIVYCNWKGLLFNLIDTPGYPDFIGEAISGLSASDMSFLAINASSGVMVNTRKMWEQAVKKEMPRAIVINKMDMENIKFDELMASIQESFGDRCMPVFLPLTDSGIGGGSAMKRIISITDERPKDIKDVATYYEKLLEAVVEIDDALLNKYLDGKEVTESEFQAAFKESILKAKVIPVLVTSYRRNLGIQEFLDFVAKYVPSPADMPSKTALDQAGKDVKVEANEAGPLVGFVFKVISDPFVGKITYIRLYSGTITADSSIYNARTKKSERYGKIFKVFGKEQRSVDKAIAGDIIIIPKLEDSQICDTLCQQNNLVKMPDIKFPTPMVSLSVEPKSKGDEQRLSTSLAKMVASDPAFKVVRDHQTSEMVITGMSNLHLDIIMGRLKRKFDVQINTKQPKIPYKETIAQPSEGHHKHKKQSGGRGQYGEVYLKLEPLTRGAGFEFANELFGGSVPSQYVPAVEKGIKEVLERGVIAGYHVVDVKVTIFDGSYHDVDSSEASFKIAGSKAFKTGFMAAKPSLLEPIVNIEITVPSKYMGDITGDLNSRRGRITGMDTVSGQQVIKATVPLGEIASYSTELRSITAGEGHYSIEFSHYDLVPFKIQEAIIAKNKPKEEKEDE; this is translated from the coding sequence ATGAAGCCTAGCGAAATAAGAAATGTTTCTTTTATCGGCCATGGCGACGGTGGTAAGACTTCTTTGGTGGAGGCGATGCTCCATAAAGCTGGTGCTACCAACCGTTTGGGTGATGTTGGTGAAGGCTCGGCCGTATGCGATTTTGAACCGGACGAAAAAGAACGTAAGAACTCTTTGGATTGCGGCATCGTTTACTGCAATTGGAAGGGGTTACTGTTTAATTTGATTGATACTCCAGGCTACCCGGACTTTATTGGAGAGGCGATTTCGGGGCTTAGCGCTTCAGACATGTCTTTTCTGGCTATTAATGCTTCATCGGGGGTGATGGTGAATACCCGGAAAATGTGGGAACAGGCCGTAAAGAAAGAGATGCCCAGGGCTATTGTCATTAACAAAATGGATATGGAGAATATTAAATTCGATGAGTTAATGGCATCTATTCAGGAAAGTTTCGGCGATCGATGTATGCCGGTATTCCTGCCTTTAACAGATTCTGGTATCGGTGGCGGTTCAGCCATGAAAAGGATTATCAGTATTACTGATGAGCGCCCGAAAGATATTAAGGATGTGGCTACTTACTACGAGAAATTATTAGAGGCAGTGGTAGAGATAGATGATGCCTTGCTTAATAAATACTTGGATGGCAAGGAAGTAACTGAATCTGAATTCCAGGCTGCTTTTAAGGAATCCATACTTAAAGCCAAAGTGATTCCGGTTCTGGTAACATCTTACCGCAGAAATCTTGGAATCCAGGAGTTTTTGGATTTTGTGGCAAAATATGTGCCGTCTCCGGCCGATATGCCGTCTAAAACTGCGTTGGATCAGGCCGGTAAGGATGTTAAAGTTGAGGCTAACGAGGCAGGCCCGTTGGTTGGGTTTGTCTTTAAGGTTATCAGCGACCCGTTTGTCGGGAAGATTACTTATATCCGTTTATATTCGGGCACTATTACTGCGGACAGTTCAATTTATAACGCGCGGACAAAGAAAAGCGAGCGCTATGGTAAGATATTTAAGGTATTTGGCAAGGAGCAGCGGTCAGTTGATAAAGCTATTGCCGGCGATATCATAATAATACCTAAGCTCGAGGATTCGCAGATATGCGATACTCTCTGCCAGCAGAATAACCTGGTCAAAATGCCGGATATAAAATTCCCGACCCCGATGGTGTCGCTGTCGGTTGAACCCAAATCGAAAGGTGATGAACAAAGATTGAGTACTTCCTTAGCTAAAATGGTAGCCTCGGATCCGGCTTTCAAGGTTGTGCGTGATCATCAAACGAGTGAAATGGTTATCACCGGTATGAGCAACCTGCATCTGGATATTATCATGGGGCGGCTCAAACGCAAATTTGATGTCCAAATTAATACCAAGCAGCCCAAGATCCCTTACAAAGAGACGATAGCTCAGCCGTCTGAAGGTCATCATAAGCATAAAAAGCAATCCGGTGGCCGGGGACAATATGGCGAAGTATATCTTAAATTAGAGCCGCTTACCCGCGGGGCCGGATTTGAGTTCGCTAACGAGTTATTTGGCGGTTCCGTGCCATCGCAATATGTTCCGGCCGTGGAAAAAGGAATTAAAGAGGTCCTCGAACGAGGTGTTATTGCCGGTTATCACGTGGTGGATGTGAAAGTGACTATATTTGATGGTTCCTACCACGATGTTGACTCATCTGAAGCTTCATTTAAAATCGCCGGCTCCAAGGCATTCAAGACGGGATTCATGGCGGCTAAACCGTCTCTTCTAGAGCCGATAGTTAATATCGAAATAACGGTGCCGTCCAAATATATGGGCGATATCACGGGCGATTTGAACTCCCGCCGCGGCCGGATTACTGGTATGGATACAGTCTCCGGACAGCAGGTCATAAAAGCCACTGTTCCACTGGGGGAAATAGCAAGTTATTCCACCGAACTTCGTTCAATCACGGCCGGAGAGGGGCATTACTCTATAGAGTTTTCCCATTACGACCTGGTGCCTTTCAAGATTCAGGAAGCAATTATCGCGAAGAACAAACCCAAGGAAGAAAAAGAAGACGAATAA
- a CDS encoding kelch repeat-containing protein, with product MKNWQWLVLISVPFFAFILAGCPWAGEDDYETGASGVISGVVGGVGSWELIAPWLSPGGRNQPPVGTPLVAAREQHTMVWTWPGTPRFIIWGGRGVGGYLTSGALWRQSTRVWSATPAVFTGGWYGGGLPPRTGHTAVWDGQEKIVFGGQGSDGTIYNSGAMYDPAGATWIYMSPPSSVYTRIGHTANWNGTRMLVFGGYGSASYSYYWWWTYTPATFLASLQIFNPTLNTWTNGSTSGEATPRWNHTSIWTGTELIVWGGSSASYLNNGRRYNFSTDSWSEMTLSRAPSARENHTAVFTGNGTNAWNNKMIIWGGGSPRPTNSGGIYDIALDQWLPVTDGITAPISRTNHTALWTNPGVDDDTIRFKRMIVWGGTDTDGNQLNSGGIYDPLTNTWQATQQSANPPPVRRRHTAVWTGTQMVIFGGYNGEDYLSDAWIYTPPAR from the coding sequence ATGAAAAATTGGCAATGGTTGGTGTTGATTAGTGTCCCATTTTTTGCATTTATACTTGCAGGTTGTCCTTGGGCTGGTGAGGATGATTACGAAACAGGCGCCAGCGGAGTTATTTCAGGAGTTGTGGGTGGAGTCGGTTCTTGGGAATTGATAGCGCCTTGGCTCAGTCCGGGCGGAAGAAACCAGCCTCCGGTGGGAACGCCTCTGGTTGCGGCCCGTGAACAGCATACTATGGTATGGACATGGCCCGGTACTCCTAGATTTATTATCTGGGGTGGTCGTGGCGTAGGCGGTTATTTGACTTCTGGCGCATTGTGGAGACAAAGTACCAGGGTTTGGTCTGCTACACCGGCCGTATTTACCGGCGGTTGGTATGGCGGTGGTTTGCCTCCCCGAACCGGACATACCGCCGTTTGGGATGGACAGGAAAAGATTGTTTTTGGCGGTCAGGGTTCAGACGGTACCATATATAACAGTGGGGCAATGTATGACCCGGCCGGTGCGACCTGGATATATATGAGTCCTCCTTCCTCGGTCTATACCAGAATCGGACATACTGCTAATTGGAACGGTACCAGGATGCTCGTATTCGGTGGATATGGTAGTGCTTCCTATTCCTATTACTGGTGGTGGACGTATACTCCGGCCACATTCTTAGCTAGCTTGCAGATATTTAATCCGACGCTTAATACCTGGACTAATGGTTCAACCAGTGGCGAGGCAACACCGCGTTGGAATCATACGTCAATCTGGACAGGCACAGAACTTATTGTTTGGGGCGGTTCGTCCGCTTCTTATCTTAATAACGGCCGCAGATATAATTTTTCTACAGACAGTTGGAGTGAAATGACTCTTAGCCGTGCACCTTCGGCGCGAGAAAACCATACAGCGGTGTTTACCGGGAACGGCACCAATGCTTGGAATAATAAGATGATTATCTGGGGCGGAGGCAGTCCGCGGCCTACGAACTCTGGTGGTATCTATGATATTGCGCTTGATCAATGGTTGCCGGTAACAGATGGTATCACGGCACCGATATCTAGGACAAATCATACGGCGTTATGGACTAATCCTGGTGTTGATGATGATACCATTAGATTTAAGAGAATGATTGTTTGGGGCGGGACTGATACGGATGGTAACCAGTTGAACTCGGGAGGCATTTATGACCCGTTGACTAATACTTGGCAGGCAACGCAACAGAGTGCCAATCCTCCTCCGGTTAGAAGGCGTCATACGGCAGTCTGGACCGGGACTCAAATGGTAATATTTGGGGGTTATAACGGTGAGGATTATCTTAGTGATGCTTGGATATATACTCCGCCGGCAAGATAA